The Orenia marismortui DSM 5156 genome has a window encoding:
- a CDS encoding NfeD family protein yields MKRIILSLLLMLITIAAVNISLEARPSDLVYQIPIQGTVNPGMLNLVRKGIEEAENSEADAIIFKIDTYGGLVDSGIKIRDAIFNSKIQTITYVSNRAWSAGALIALAGEKLIMAPGSSMGAAETRPKEEKYISALRKEFKATAERRDKNPDLAAAMVDSDIEIPELIEAGKLLTLTAQEALENQMTDLVVDDFDSLLRSLNLTDAKVVEIKATTAEKLARFVTNPNISVILLTVAFIALVFEALAPGWGVGGTIGLVSLALFFSGYIINGVASWGLIILFIVGLILIVLEVFVVPGFGITGIGGIISIFSSLYFLFPSPDIALSILATVLILSIAATIVMLKIFGTSKLWSKISLSESQTKEAGYIAPSKRDEVLDKVGITLTPLRPAGIIKLDNDRLDVVSEGRFIAKGEQVKVVKVEGSRVVVRLVE; encoded by the coding sequence TTGAAGAGAATAATATTATCTCTGTTGTTAATGTTAATAACAATTGCTGCTGTCAATATTTCATTAGAAGCTAGACCATCTGATTTAGTTTATCAGATACCAATTCAAGGAACTGTAAACCCAGGTATGTTAAACTTAGTAAGAAAAGGTATAGAAGAAGCAGAAAATTCAGAGGCAGATGCTATTATCTTCAAAATAGATACCTATGGAGGTCTAGTTGATTCAGGAATTAAAATTAGAGATGCTATATTTAATTCTAAGATTCAAACTATTACATATGTGTCTAATCGTGCTTGGTCTGCCGGAGCCTTGATTGCTTTAGCTGGAGAAAAGTTGATAATGGCTCCAGGTAGTAGTATGGGAGCGGCTGAAACAAGACCTAAGGAAGAAAAATATATTTCGGCTTTACGAAAGGAGTTTAAAGCTACAGCAGAAAGAAGAGATAAGAATCCAGATTTAGCAGCTGCTATGGTTGATTCAGATATAGAAATTCCTGAACTGATAGAAGCAGGAAAGTTATTGACTTTAACTGCTCAAGAGGCTCTAGAAAATCAAATGACTGATTTAGTAGTAGATGATTTTGATTCTTTATTAAGAAGTTTAAATTTAACAGATGCTAAAGTAGTAGAAATTAAAGCTACTACTGCTGAAAAACTAGCTAGATTTGTTACAAATCCTAATATTAGTGTTATTTTATTAACTGTTGCTTTTATAGCATTAGTATTTGAAGCTTTAGCACCTGGCTGGGGAGTTGGTGGTACAATAGGGCTAGTGAGTTTAGCTTTATTTTTTAGTGGTTATATTATTAATGGAGTAGCTAGTTGGGGATTAATAATTTTATTCATTGTAGGTTTAATACTTATAGTTTTAGAAGTTTTTGTAGTTCCTGGTTTTGGAATAACAGGAATTGGAGGGATCATTAGTATCTTTAGTAGCTTATATTTCCTATTTCCTAGTCCTGATATTGCTTTAAGTATTTTAGCAACAGTATTAATTTTATCTATTGCTGCAACTATAGTAATGCTCAAGATCTTTGGTACTAGCAAATTATGGAGTAAAATTTCATTATCTGAGAGTCAAACTAAAGAGGCTGGCTATATAGCTCCTTCTAAGAGAGATGAAGTATTGGATAAAGTGGGGATCACATTAACTCCATTAAGACCAGCAGGTATTATAAAGCTAGATAATGATAGGTTAGATGTTGTTAGTGAAGGTAGATTTATTGCTAAAGGAGAGCAAGTAAAGGTTGTTAAAGTTGAAGGAAGTAGAGTCGTAGTGAGATTAGTGGAGTGA
- a CDS encoding single-stranded DNA-binding protein, giving the protein MLNQVSLVGRLARNPEVKTFSSGVKKANLVVAVDREYKAKGQKADFIYVEAWRKLAEHCAKFLKKGRLVAIEGRIQVDSWEDKETGDMCYKTGILAKNVKFLDKNNEATA; this is encoded by the coding sequence ATGTTAAATCAAGTAAGTTTAGTGGGAAGATTAGCACGAAATCCTGAAGTTAAAACGTTTTCTAGCGGGGTAAAAAAAGCTAATTTGGTAGTTGCAGTTGATCGCGAATATAAAGCTAAAGGCCAAAAGGCAGATTTTATCTATGTAGAAGCTTGGAGGAAGTTAGCAGAACATTGCGCTAAATTTCTAAAGAAAGGTAGATTAGTAGCAATTGAAGGTAGAATCCAAGTTGATAGTTGGGAGGATAAAGAAACTGGGGATATGTGTTATAAGACTGGAATCTTAGCTAAGAATGTAAAATTTTTAGATAAGAATAATGAAGCTACAGCATAA